A genome region from Nicotiana tabacum cultivar K326 chromosome 13, ASM71507v2, whole genome shotgun sequence includes the following:
- the LOC107819753 gene encoding uncharacterized protein LOC107819753 isoform X2, with protein MPIYIEEENVEYNNMEIKSEETGFRALSSSHSFGSTEDSLGRESFSSLSDSNRPVNHIIGRQESIDSRSSASCSSYSFCESPKSYNSPYNLMNSGSGKNAQNQKDDFKQFSHDNTASVQLAASSRNSLQAKDITSKELIAEALMWEQNAQSLKTDLEMSRKEFFDQTQQIANLKMELCSLGTEHGGLVQEIKHLEVLLQESMEKEKATESLMLQVKDMESFQKIVKEELRIQKESNDSMALQLSKTQESNIQLVAILQEMEETVENQKLEIENLRIVNQQNPEDKLQQLQESQINLENTTLHLEKIIREKSHEIELEQGQRTQALLDCEEKWSSRSREQEEEIAYLKAELSRLLSAEGSETNKAKPATDCDLMKENETLKEKLQELERDCKELTEENLELLYKLKPKGASSISGPILSSSSVEGQLSERSPGGSEFEVSNGELLSSPFQDDMGKKKIIAETAASESKQKTCDQEENLAQMELHKQVKDNTLRFNAEINSCCFEVQEQDQRTEIAPIPSECHQEESCHGGFTHENVSALFQSSESGCIEDVYALLNTLCHTTKDEQADMVLKKLLQLLGCRSAICLDGSKHIEDEPKITVKDACEVQDGEKDDLPEEKTLCSCCQRLEDSNKVLDGKVQNLSSDNLAKNSEILELKTDCLKKDAEIEALRHQEIDLRTEISDLQMNKCQMEEGMESVQQEFSATSKSLQTSTNGLMFLDQCICGDVSKMTFKMKSLELESDKYELELSLDELEKENVDLSERVSGLEAQLRHLTDAMELNRLELQHSGNRVVNFQDKVRELEHEKDSQKLDMKEKLLEMQHRWLDAQEECEYLKKVNPKLQATTESLMEECRLLQNLNAELRQQKLKLHTSHNVLEAELRKSQYSFSTCLKRIESLEANFSSVLEEIESKEKILKFKLDDLHLQTKEHREKLLVEECTVHEISENTVEVEKLQEQVQSLTAQMSDLMSDLGTSKAKEGTLAANCEKLLRSTEHLASNEAKLKCTINELESKLLSSECQMLQMTEENFSLKIQLQTLPLLQEEVLDLKGALSRMKFESERLQVTLQLKYEDCEESKAEKASLLQEISYMQKAVAEAEECKYKKISLEEKVLRLEGDLTAKEVMCAKVSELKNELCQLRRVNSQFLRKIKSLQFEKEDCLKQVKSVEEELMRKRLDNQREDDVPTLEKLKLSKAAEEDFSKQCEIITQSPQSEKYLKVQKIQGNSQQDGNKQSNYKRDLQETVAKSVSAIQFPGDTVVQILESNCIHESHLICLSSKGIDGYMQKISQLEAELKEIRDRYLHMSLKYAEVEDQREQLVMTLKSIHDQKTGRGSYLSSFWSAGADMTLFSST; from the exons ATGCCCATCTACATAGAAGAAGAGAACGTGGAATACAATAACATGGAGATCAAATCAGAG GAAACTGGTTTCCGAGCTCTGAGTTCATCTCATAGCTTTGGCTCTACTGAGGATTCATTGGGCAGAGAAAGTTTTTCCTCCCTAAGTGACTCAAACAGGCCTGTTAATCACATAATTGGCAGACAAGAATCAATTGATTCCAGGAGTAGTGCATCCTGCAGTTCTTACTCTTTTTGTGAGTCGCCCAAATCATACAACTCTCCCTATAATTTAATGAATTCGGGATCAGGAAAGAATGCTCAAAATCAAAAAGATGATTTCAAACAGTTCTCACATGATAACACTGCATCAGTGCAACTTGCTGCTTCCTCTAGAAACTCCTTACAAGCCAAGGATATTACCAGTAAAGAACTAATTGCAGAGGCCTTGATGTGGGAACAAAATGCTCAAAGCTTAAAGACCGACTTGGAAATGTCAAGGAAGGAGTTTTTTGACCAGACACAGCAGATAGCAAACCTTAAGATGGAGCTTTGCTCATTGGGCACCGAACATGGTGGATTGGTGCAAGAAATAAAACACCTGGAGGTCCTTTTACAAGAATCCATGGAAAAGGAAAAAGCAACTGAGAGTTTAATGCTTCAAGTCAAAGATATGGAAAGTTTCCAAAAGATTGTAAAAGAGGAGCTAAGGATTCAGAAAGAATCAAATGACAGTATGGCTTTACAGCTAAGTAAAACTCAAGAATCAAATATTCAATTAGTCGCCATTCTGCAGGAGATGGAAGAAACTGTTGAAAATCAGAAGCTGGAGATTGAGAACCTACGTATAGTAAACCAGCAGAACCCAGAGGACAAGCTTCAACAGTTGCAGGAATCACAGATAAATCTGGAAAACACCACTCTCCATCTGGAAAAAATTATCAGGGAGAAATCTCATGAGATTGAACTCGAGCAAGGTCAAAGAACTCAGGCTCTTTTAGATTGCGAAGAAAAATGGAGCAGTAGGTCAAGAGAACAAGAAGAGGAAATTGCTTATTTGAAggcagagttatccagacttttAAGTGCAGAGGGTTCCGAGACGAATAAGGCCAAACCTGCAACTGACTGTGATCTAATGAAGGAAAATGAGACTCTCAAGGAAAAACTTCAGGAACTTGAGAGAGACTGCAAGGAGCTGACAGAAGAAAATCTGGAACTTCTGTACAAACTGAAACCAAAGGGAGCTTCCTCTATCAGTGGTCCCATTTTAAGTTCATCGTCTGTCGAGGGTCAGCTAAGTGAACGATCACCTGGTGGTTCCGAATTTGAAGTAAGTAACGGTGAGCTcctttcttcaccatttcaagaTGATATGGGGAAGAAGAAAATAATTGCTGAGACAGCTGCCTCCGAAAGTAAGCAGAAAACCTGTGATCAGGAAGAGAACTTAGCTCAAATGGAGTTGCACAAACAAGTTAAGGACAATACTTTGAGGTTTAATGCTGAAATCAACTCATGTTGCTTTGAAGTACAAGAACAAGATCAGAGAACTGAAATTGCTCCAATCCCATCAGAATGTCATCAGGAAGAAAGTTGTCATGGTGGTTTCACTCATGAAAATGTATCCGCATTGTTCCAGAGTTCTGAGTCAGGATGTATTGAAGATGTCTATGCCTTGCTCAATACATTAT GTCATACCACTAAGGACGAGCAAGCTGATATGGTGTTGAAAAAACTGCTCCAGTTATTGGGGTGCAGATCGGCTATATGTCTTGATGGTAGTAAACATATcgaggatgaacccaaaataacAGTAAAGGATGCATGTGAAGTCCAAGATGGAGAAAAGGATGACCTTCCAGAGGAAAAAACTCTTTGTTCTTGCTGTCAAAGGCTTGAGGATTCAAATAAGGTGCTAGACGGCAAGGTTCAAAATTTAAGCAGTGATAATTTAGCAAAGAACTCGGAGATACTGGAGCTGAAAACAGACTGTCTGAAAAAGGATGCAGAGATCGAAGCTCTAAGGCACCAGGAGATTGATTTGAGAACTGAAATCTCTGATCTCCAGATGAACAAATGTCAGATGGAGGAAGGAATGGAAAGCGTGCAACAAGAATTTAGTGCCACCTCTAAATCTTTACAAACTTCCACAAATGGTTTGATGTTTCTTGATCAATGTATTTGTGGAGATGTCTCTAAGATGACATTCAAAATGAAATCATTAGAGCTAGAGAGTGATAAATATGAGTTAGAACTTAGTTTGGatgaattagaaaaagaaaatgtaGATCTGTCGGAACGAGTATCAGGGTTGGAAGCTCAACTAAGGCATTTGACTGATGCAATGGAATTGAATCGTTTGGAACTGCAGCATTCAGGTAATCGCGTTGTGAACTTTCAGGACAAGGTCagagaattagaacatgaaaagGATTCACAAAAGCTCGATATGAAAGAAAAGTTGCTGGAGATGCAACACCGATGGTTAGATGCTCAAGAAGAGTGCGAGTATCTGAAGAAAGTAAATCCAAAACTCCAAGCGACAACAGAAAGTCTTATGGAAGAGTGTCGTTTGCTTCAAAACTTGAACGCAGAACTAAGGCAACAAAAGTTAAAATTGCATACGAGCCATAATGTTTTGGAAGCAGAACTGAGGAAATCTCAGTATTCTTTCTCCACCTGTTTGAAAAGGATAGAGTCTTTAGAAGCTAACTTTTCATCAGTGCTGGAAGAAATTGAATCAAAAGAGAAGATCCTTAAGTTCAAACTTGATGATCTCCACCTACAGACTAAAGAGCATAGAGAGAAACTTCTTGTAGAAGAGTGCACAGTGCATGAAATATCGGAGAATACTGTCGAAGTTGAAAAGTTGCAAGAACAGGTACAATCCCTCACAGCGCAGATGTCAGATCTTATGAGTGATCTTGGTACTTCCAAAGCCAAGGAGGGAACTTTGGCAGCTAACTGTGAGAAGCTACTGAGGTCAACGGAACATCTTGCATCCAATGAAGCAAAGCTTAAATGCACCATTAATGAGCTTGAGTCAAAACTACTGTCTTCTGAATGTCAAATGCTGCAAATGACTGAAGAGAATTTCAGTCTAAAGATACAACTGCAAACATTACCATTACTTCAGGAGGAAGTATTGGATCTTAAAGGAGCACTATCTAGGATGAAGTTTGAAAGCGAGAGATTACAAGTTACACTGCAGTTGAAATATGAAGATTGTGAAGAGTCGAAGGCAGAGAAGGCGTCATTACTTCAGGAGATCTCTTACATGCAGAAGGCAGTGGCTGAAGCGGAAGAATGCAAATACAAGAAAATTTCACTAGAGGAGAAAGTTCTAAGGTTGGAAGGAGACTTAACTGCAAAAGAAGTAATGTGTGCCAAGGTTTCCGAGCTGAAAAATGAGCTTTGCCAGCTTAGAAGAGTAAATAGCCAGTTTCTGAGGAAAATAAAATCCCTTCAATTCGAGAAAGAGGACTGCTTGAAGCAAGTTAAATCCGTCGAGGAAGAATTGATGAGAAAACGATTAGACAACCAAAGAGAGGATGATGTTCCTACTCTAGAGAAGTTGAAGCTTTCAAAG GCAGCGGAGGAGGACTTCAGCAAGCAGTGCGAAATAATTACACAATCTCCTCAATCAGAGAAATACTTGAAAGTTCAGAAGATTCAAGGCAACTCTCAACAA GATGGCAACAAACAAAGCAACTACAAGAGAGATCTTCAAGAGACGGTCGCCAAAAGTGTATCTGCAATCCAATTTCCGGGGGATACAGTAGTTCAGATTTTAGAGAGCAATTGTATCCATGAATCCCATCTAATTTG TTTGTCATCCAAAGGAATAGATGGGTATATGCAAAAAATATCTCAGCTTGAAGCTGAGCTGAAAGAAATTCGTGATCGGTACCTGCACATGAGCTTAAAATATGCGGAAGTGGAAGATCAACGCGagcaacttgtgatgactttgAAATCCATACATGATCAGAAGACAGGTAGAGGATCTTACCTTTCCTCTTTCTGGTCAGCTGGTGCTGATATGACTCTTTTCTCCAGTACATGA
- the LOC107819753 gene encoding uncharacterized protein LOC107819753 isoform X1: MMIRDKIFKLHRHRSSSSSFSEKSGQRLDFSFSNLHARQVPKGWDKLSISLVSVETGKTVSKSGKASVRNGNCQWTETWSQSIWITPDDISSQQEQFPFKFIVTMGSARSSILGEAAVNPARYKDAKANTLVSLPLKKCNYATVLQLEIKCLTALRGNEFKDMPIYIEEENVEYNNMEIKSEETGFRALSSSHSFGSTEDSLGRESFSSLSDSNRPVNHIIGRQESIDSRSSASCSSYSFCESPKSYNSPYNLMNSGSGKNAQNQKDDFKQFSHDNTASVQLAASSRNSLQAKDITSKELIAEALMWEQNAQSLKTDLEMSRKEFFDQTQQIANLKMELCSLGTEHGGLVQEIKHLEVLLQESMEKEKATESLMLQVKDMESFQKIVKEELRIQKESNDSMALQLSKTQESNIQLVAILQEMEETVENQKLEIENLRIVNQQNPEDKLQQLQESQINLENTTLHLEKIIREKSHEIELEQGQRTQALLDCEEKWSSRSREQEEEIAYLKAELSRLLSAEGSETNKAKPATDCDLMKENETLKEKLQELERDCKELTEENLELLYKLKPKGASSISGPILSSSSVEGQLSERSPGGSEFEVSNGELLSSPFQDDMGKKKIIAETAASESKQKTCDQEENLAQMELHKQVKDNTLRFNAEINSCCFEVQEQDQRTEIAPIPSECHQEESCHGGFTHENVSALFQSSESGCIEDVYALLNTLCHTTKDEQADMVLKKLLQLLGCRSAICLDGSKHIEDEPKITVKDACEVQDGEKDDLPEEKTLCSCCQRLEDSNKVLDGKVQNLSSDNLAKNSEILELKTDCLKKDAEIEALRHQEIDLRTEISDLQMNKCQMEEGMESVQQEFSATSKSLQTSTNGLMFLDQCICGDVSKMTFKMKSLELESDKYELELSLDELEKENVDLSERVSGLEAQLRHLTDAMELNRLELQHSGNRVVNFQDKVRELEHEKDSQKLDMKEKLLEMQHRWLDAQEECEYLKKVNPKLQATTESLMEECRLLQNLNAELRQQKLKLHTSHNVLEAELRKSQYSFSTCLKRIESLEANFSSVLEEIESKEKILKFKLDDLHLQTKEHREKLLVEECTVHEISENTVEVEKLQEQVQSLTAQMSDLMSDLGTSKAKEGTLAANCEKLLRSTEHLASNEAKLKCTINELESKLLSSECQMLQMTEENFSLKIQLQTLPLLQEEVLDLKGALSRMKFESERLQVTLQLKYEDCEESKAEKASLLQEISYMQKAVAEAEECKYKKISLEEKVLRLEGDLTAKEVMCAKVSELKNELCQLRRVNSQFLRKIKSLQFEKEDCLKQVKSVEEELMRKRLDNQREDDVPTLEKLKLSKAAEEDFSKQCEIITQSPQSEKYLKVQKIQGNSQQDGNKQSNYKRDLQETVAKSVSAIQFPGDTVVQILESNCIHESHLICLSSKGIDGYMQKISQLEAELKEIRDRYLHMSLKYAEVEDQREQLVMTLKSIHDQKTGRGSYLSSFWSAGADMTLFSST, encoded by the exons ATGATGATCAGAGATAAGATTTTCAAATTGCACCGCCACAGgtcatcttcttcttcgtttTCTGAGAAATCAGGCCAACGACTCGATTTCTCCTTCTCCAATCTTCACGCTCGTCag GTACCTAAAGGATGGGACAAACTTTCCATCTCTCTTGTCTCCGTGGAAACAGGGAAAACAGTAAGCAAATCAGGGAAAGCCTCGGTACGAAATGGCAATTGCCAATGGACAGAGACATGGTCGCAGTCTATATGGATTACCCCAGATGATATCTCAAGCCAACAAGAGCAATTCCCTTTTAAGTTTATTGTAACAATG GGATCTGCGAGATCTAGCATCCTCGGAGAGGCTGCTGTAAATCCTGCTCGCTACAAGGATGCAAAAGCTAATACTCTCGTTTCCTTACCTTTGAAAAAATGTAACTATGCCACAGTTCTACAG CTGGAGATCAAGTGTCTGACAGCACTCAG GGGGAATGAATTTAAAGACATGCCCATCTACATAGAAGAAGAGAACGTGGAATACAATAACATGGAGATCAAATCAGAG GAAACTGGTTTCCGAGCTCTGAGTTCATCTCATAGCTTTGGCTCTACTGAGGATTCATTGGGCAGAGAAAGTTTTTCCTCCCTAAGTGACTCAAACAGGCCTGTTAATCACATAATTGGCAGACAAGAATCAATTGATTCCAGGAGTAGTGCATCCTGCAGTTCTTACTCTTTTTGTGAGTCGCCCAAATCATACAACTCTCCCTATAATTTAATGAATTCGGGATCAGGAAAGAATGCTCAAAATCAAAAAGATGATTTCAAACAGTTCTCACATGATAACACTGCATCAGTGCAACTTGCTGCTTCCTCTAGAAACTCCTTACAAGCCAAGGATATTACCAGTAAAGAACTAATTGCAGAGGCCTTGATGTGGGAACAAAATGCTCAAAGCTTAAAGACCGACTTGGAAATGTCAAGGAAGGAGTTTTTTGACCAGACACAGCAGATAGCAAACCTTAAGATGGAGCTTTGCTCATTGGGCACCGAACATGGTGGATTGGTGCAAGAAATAAAACACCTGGAGGTCCTTTTACAAGAATCCATGGAAAAGGAAAAAGCAACTGAGAGTTTAATGCTTCAAGTCAAAGATATGGAAAGTTTCCAAAAGATTGTAAAAGAGGAGCTAAGGATTCAGAAAGAATCAAATGACAGTATGGCTTTACAGCTAAGTAAAACTCAAGAATCAAATATTCAATTAGTCGCCATTCTGCAGGAGATGGAAGAAACTGTTGAAAATCAGAAGCTGGAGATTGAGAACCTACGTATAGTAAACCAGCAGAACCCAGAGGACAAGCTTCAACAGTTGCAGGAATCACAGATAAATCTGGAAAACACCACTCTCCATCTGGAAAAAATTATCAGGGAGAAATCTCATGAGATTGAACTCGAGCAAGGTCAAAGAACTCAGGCTCTTTTAGATTGCGAAGAAAAATGGAGCAGTAGGTCAAGAGAACAAGAAGAGGAAATTGCTTATTTGAAggcagagttatccagacttttAAGTGCAGAGGGTTCCGAGACGAATAAGGCCAAACCTGCAACTGACTGTGATCTAATGAAGGAAAATGAGACTCTCAAGGAAAAACTTCAGGAACTTGAGAGAGACTGCAAGGAGCTGACAGAAGAAAATCTGGAACTTCTGTACAAACTGAAACCAAAGGGAGCTTCCTCTATCAGTGGTCCCATTTTAAGTTCATCGTCTGTCGAGGGTCAGCTAAGTGAACGATCACCTGGTGGTTCCGAATTTGAAGTAAGTAACGGTGAGCTcctttcttcaccatttcaagaTGATATGGGGAAGAAGAAAATAATTGCTGAGACAGCTGCCTCCGAAAGTAAGCAGAAAACCTGTGATCAGGAAGAGAACTTAGCTCAAATGGAGTTGCACAAACAAGTTAAGGACAATACTTTGAGGTTTAATGCTGAAATCAACTCATGTTGCTTTGAAGTACAAGAACAAGATCAGAGAACTGAAATTGCTCCAATCCCATCAGAATGTCATCAGGAAGAAAGTTGTCATGGTGGTTTCACTCATGAAAATGTATCCGCATTGTTCCAGAGTTCTGAGTCAGGATGTATTGAAGATGTCTATGCCTTGCTCAATACATTAT GTCATACCACTAAGGACGAGCAAGCTGATATGGTGTTGAAAAAACTGCTCCAGTTATTGGGGTGCAGATCGGCTATATGTCTTGATGGTAGTAAACATATcgaggatgaacccaaaataacAGTAAAGGATGCATGTGAAGTCCAAGATGGAGAAAAGGATGACCTTCCAGAGGAAAAAACTCTTTGTTCTTGCTGTCAAAGGCTTGAGGATTCAAATAAGGTGCTAGACGGCAAGGTTCAAAATTTAAGCAGTGATAATTTAGCAAAGAACTCGGAGATACTGGAGCTGAAAACAGACTGTCTGAAAAAGGATGCAGAGATCGAAGCTCTAAGGCACCAGGAGATTGATTTGAGAACTGAAATCTCTGATCTCCAGATGAACAAATGTCAGATGGAGGAAGGAATGGAAAGCGTGCAACAAGAATTTAGTGCCACCTCTAAATCTTTACAAACTTCCACAAATGGTTTGATGTTTCTTGATCAATGTATTTGTGGAGATGTCTCTAAGATGACATTCAAAATGAAATCATTAGAGCTAGAGAGTGATAAATATGAGTTAGAACTTAGTTTGGatgaattagaaaaagaaaatgtaGATCTGTCGGAACGAGTATCAGGGTTGGAAGCTCAACTAAGGCATTTGACTGATGCAATGGAATTGAATCGTTTGGAACTGCAGCATTCAGGTAATCGCGTTGTGAACTTTCAGGACAAGGTCagagaattagaacatgaaaagGATTCACAAAAGCTCGATATGAAAGAAAAGTTGCTGGAGATGCAACACCGATGGTTAGATGCTCAAGAAGAGTGCGAGTATCTGAAGAAAGTAAATCCAAAACTCCAAGCGACAACAGAAAGTCTTATGGAAGAGTGTCGTTTGCTTCAAAACTTGAACGCAGAACTAAGGCAACAAAAGTTAAAATTGCATACGAGCCATAATGTTTTGGAAGCAGAACTGAGGAAATCTCAGTATTCTTTCTCCACCTGTTTGAAAAGGATAGAGTCTTTAGAAGCTAACTTTTCATCAGTGCTGGAAGAAATTGAATCAAAAGAGAAGATCCTTAAGTTCAAACTTGATGATCTCCACCTACAGACTAAAGAGCATAGAGAGAAACTTCTTGTAGAAGAGTGCACAGTGCATGAAATATCGGAGAATACTGTCGAAGTTGAAAAGTTGCAAGAACAGGTACAATCCCTCACAGCGCAGATGTCAGATCTTATGAGTGATCTTGGTACTTCCAAAGCCAAGGAGGGAACTTTGGCAGCTAACTGTGAGAAGCTACTGAGGTCAACGGAACATCTTGCATCCAATGAAGCAAAGCTTAAATGCACCATTAATGAGCTTGAGTCAAAACTACTGTCTTCTGAATGTCAAATGCTGCAAATGACTGAAGAGAATTTCAGTCTAAAGATACAACTGCAAACATTACCATTACTTCAGGAGGAAGTATTGGATCTTAAAGGAGCACTATCTAGGATGAAGTTTGAAAGCGAGAGATTACAAGTTACACTGCAGTTGAAATATGAAGATTGTGAAGAGTCGAAGGCAGAGAAGGCGTCATTACTTCAGGAGATCTCTTACATGCAGAAGGCAGTGGCTGAAGCGGAAGAATGCAAATACAAGAAAATTTCACTAGAGGAGAAAGTTCTAAGGTTGGAAGGAGACTTAACTGCAAAAGAAGTAATGTGTGCCAAGGTTTCCGAGCTGAAAAATGAGCTTTGCCAGCTTAGAAGAGTAAATAGCCAGTTTCTGAGGAAAATAAAATCCCTTCAATTCGAGAAAGAGGACTGCTTGAAGCAAGTTAAATCCGTCGAGGAAGAATTGATGAGAAAACGATTAGACAACCAAAGAGAGGATGATGTTCCTACTCTAGAGAAGTTGAAGCTTTCAAAG GCAGCGGAGGAGGACTTCAGCAAGCAGTGCGAAATAATTACACAATCTCCTCAATCAGAGAAATACTTGAAAGTTCAGAAGATTCAAGGCAACTCTCAACAA GATGGCAACAAACAAAGCAACTACAAGAGAGATCTTCAAGAGACGGTCGCCAAAAGTGTATCTGCAATCCAATTTCCGGGGGATACAGTAGTTCAGATTTTAGAGAGCAATTGTATCCATGAATCCCATCTAATTTG TTTGTCATCCAAAGGAATAGATGGGTATATGCAAAAAATATCTCAGCTTGAAGCTGAGCTGAAAGAAATTCGTGATCGGTACCTGCACATGAGCTTAAAATATGCGGAAGTGGAAGATCAACGCGagcaacttgtgatgactttgAAATCCATACATGATCAGAAGACAGGTAGAGGATCTTACCTTTCCTCTTTCTGGTCAGCTGGTGCTGATATGACTCTTTTCTCCAGTACATGA